In Arachis hypogaea cultivar Tifrunner chromosome 2, arahy.Tifrunner.gnm2.J5K5, whole genome shotgun sequence, a genomic segment contains:
- the LOC112720552 gene encoding exocyst complex component EXO70A1-like: MTTIPQTMEALRQRATLVKESLHKSQIITDNMVSILGSFDHRLSALETAMRPTQIKTHSIRSAHDNIDKTLKAAEVFLVQFEQTRKAEAKILRGPQEDLESYLEAVDQLRNNLKFFNSKKSFKGSDGIINHTNGLLAKAIAKLEDEFRLLLTNYSKPVEPDRLFDCIPHRRRSSTSGRQSDASKLDLDKQSESEKQTEPAVYTLPTLIPPRVIPLLHDLAQQMVEAGHQQQLFRLYRDTRAPVLEQSLRKLGVERLSKDDVQKMQWEVLESKIGNWTHFMRIAVKLLLTVEKQICDQIFDGFENMRTQCFSEVTASSFVMLLSFGEAVAKSKRSSEKLFVTLDMYETMRELQPELETIFEGKACTELREASLSLTKRLGQTAMETFCDFEELIENDATKTAVLDGTVHPLTSYVINYVKFLFDYQSTLKQIFREFDPNDPEGQLANLTTRIMQALQNNLDGKSKQYKDPALTQLFLMNNIHYIVRSVRRSDAKDMLGEDWVQIHRRVVQQHANQYKRISWAKIAQCLTVQSSGGADSTAGVSRNMIKDRFKSFNSQIEELYWRQSQWTVPDSELRESLKLAIIEVLLPAYRSFLKRFGPMLENGKNPQKYIRYTPEQIEEMLNGFFESKSWNDQKR, from the exons ATGACGACGATACCTCAAACAATGGAGGCTCTACGCCAGAGAGCCACGCTCGTCAAGGAATCGCTCCACAAGAGCCAGATCATCACCGACAACATGGTCTCCATCCTCGGCTCCTTCGACCACCGCCTCTCCGCCCTCGAAACCGCCATGCGTCCCACTCAG ATTAAAACACATTCAATTCGAAGCGCACATGATAACATTGACAAGACTCTGAAGGCAGCAGAGGTGTTTTTGGTGCAATTCGAGCAAACTCGCAAG GCGGAGGCTAAAATACTCAGAGGGCCTCAAGAGGATCTGGAAAGCTATTTAGAAGCAGTTGATCAATTGAGAAACAATTTGAAATTCTTCAACAGCAAAAAGAGTTTCAAAGGCAGTGATGGTATCATCAACCATACCAACGGCTTGCTTGCTAAAGCTATCGCAAAGCTGGAAGACGAGTTCAGACTTCTGTTAACAAATTACAG CAAACCGGTGGAACCTGACCGCCTGTTTGACTGCATACCACACCGTCGACGATCGTCAACTTCTGGAAGGCAAAGTGATGCAAGCAAACTCGATCTTGATAAGCAAAGCGAGTCTGAGAAGCAAACAGAACCGGCTGTTTACACACTTCCAACCCTGATACCACCCAGAGTTATTCCTTTGCTACATGACTTAGCACAACAAATGGTCGAAGCTGGCCATCAACAACAGCTCTTTCGACTCTACAG AGACACTCGTGCCCCTGTCTTGGAACAGAGTCTTAGGAAGTTAGGTGTAGAGAGGCTGAGTAAAGATGATGTTCAAAAAATGCAGTGGGAGGTTTTGGAGTCTAAGATTGGGAACTGGACTCATTTCATGAGGATTGCT GTTAAATTGTTGCTGACTGTGGAAAAGCAAATATGTGATCAAATATTTGATGGTTTTGAAAATATGAGAACTCAATGCTTTTCTGAAGTCACTGCTAGCAGTTTTGTCATGCTTCTTAGTTTCGGAGAGGCTGTTGCCAAAAGCAAGAGGTCATCTGAAAAACTATTTGTTACTCTAGACATGTATGAGACAATGAGAGAACTTCAACCTGAG CTTGAGACAATTTTTGAAGGTAAAGCCTGCACGGAATTGCGCGAAGCTTCTCTGTCCTTGACCAAGAGACTAGGTCAGACAGCCATGGAAACCTTCTGTGACTTTGAGGAACTTATTGAAAATGATGCTACTAAAACTGCTGTGCTTGATGGAACTGTCCATCCACTAACTAGCTATGTGATCAATTATGTTAAGTTTCTCTTTGA TTATCAATCAACATTGAAGCAAATTTTTCGCGAGTTTGATCCCAATGACCCAGAAGGTCAGTTAGCAAACCTGACAACAAGGATTATGCAGGCTCTCCAGAATAACCTGGATGGAAAATCAAAACAATATAAAGATCCAGCTTTAACCCAATTGTTCCTTATGAATAATATCCATTACATAGTGAGATCCGTGAGAAG GTCAGATGCAAAGGATATGTTGGGAGAGGACTGGGTGCAAATACATAGAAGAGTTGTGCAACAGCATGCAAATCAGTATAAAAGGATCTCATGGGCAAAG ATTGCTCAGTGCCTCACTGTGCAATCATCAGGCGGGGCTGACAGCACCGCTGGAGTTTCAAGAAATATGATTAAAGATAGGTTCAAGAGTTTCAACTCTCAAATTGAGGAGCTTTATTGGAGGCAATCTCAATGGACTGTTCCTGACAGTGAGTTGCGTGAATCTCTCAAACTGGCTATAATCGAAGTACTTTTACCTGCTTATAGATCTTTCCTCAAACGTTTTGG GCCCATGCTTGAGAATGGGAAAAATCCTCAGAAGTACATAAGATACACACCAGAACAAATTGAAGAAATGTTGAATGGCTTTTTCGAGAGCAAGTCGTGGAATGATCAGAAGCGGTGA